Sequence from the Candidatus Thermoplasmatota archaeon genome:
GAAACCCTTTGGTTCACCAGCATTAGAAGAAACATGCCTAGAGAAAACAGGGAAATCCATCTTAACAATATCATCAAGGTCTCTTATCGCACCATCAACCACAACACCACTAAGACCCTTGATTTTAGCACTCCAAGTAGCGAGCTCGCCCCACACAGCAGTCCTACCACCATTAACATCAACAACTAAGACATCCCCCTTCTCAGCTTTATCGATGCCTTGTATTGGTTTAGCCCAATCACCATCAATCGTACATACAGTGAGCGCCTTTCCAACCATATGAAAACCTAGTTTAACAGGTCTTATACCATGCATAGCACCATGTTTATGCATAGCATCAGAGATGTTTGGTGTTGAAACCTTCATAAAAGCCTCTCTAAGCTCTGTCTTATCATATTTTTTATGAAGCTCAGTAGGAACAGGTTTTTTCTCAGAAACAGCTTTTTTTATCTGTTTAGCAGCCTTGGTTACATCCTTAGCCTTGGTTATAGCACCACCAACTATTATTATGCTAGCACCTGCTTTAACAACATCAGCAACAGTCTCACTGTTCAACCCACCAGCAACAGCAACAGGTAGACTAGTTGATTTAACAACAGAACGAAGCACATCAAACGGTTTTTTACCCATCATCTGCTCATCTATACCAACATGGATACAAAGATAATCAACACCAAATTTCTCCATCTGTTTAGCACGCCTAAGCTTATCTCTGACACCAATAAGGTCAACCATGATTTTTGTACCATATTTACGAGCAGACTTCAAAGCATCAATTATA
This genomic interval carries:
- a CDS encoding orotidine 5'-phosphate decarboxylase: MREATIQVALDLLNAHRALVIARDAVKGDPNCWLEAGTPLIKSEGMDVIRRLKQSFPKNIVVADMKTMDTGALETEMAAKAGADVVCILGVSDDATIIDALKSARKYGTKIMVDLIGVRDKLRRAKQMEKFGVDYLCIHVGIDEQMMGKKPFDVLRSVVKSTSLPVAVAGGLNSETVADVVKAGASIIIVGGAITKAKDVTKAAKQIKKAVSEKKPVPTELHKKYDKTELREAFMKVSTPNISDAMHKHGAMHGIRPVKLGFHMVGKALTVCTIDGDWAKPIQGIDKAEKGDVLVVDVNGGRTAVWGELATWSAKIKGLSGVVVDGAIRDLDDIVKMDFPVFSRHVSSNAGEPKGFGEIGAEIKCGGQIVRTGDWIIGDDSGVVVVPQEIAQEIANRALDVKEQENRIREEIKGGGSLGSVLKLKKWEKIVG